From Candidatus Limnocylindrales bacterium, the proteins below share one genomic window:
- a CDS encoding SDR family oxidoreductase, with product MRLVNKVALITGGGTGIGRATAELFAQEGAKVAISGRRKEKLEEAVTAITLKGGEAIAIPGDVTRQEDTQRMVRETVARWERLDILVNNAGAVDRTKMMESTLENWDRIMDINVKGVFLTSRSVIPQMIKQGGGSIVNVSSVAGLRGGLPDAPSYSAAKAAVITLTKTMAVDFARYRIRVNAVLPSLVETDVARTRVKPGQTWEEIKEKLIPLYPLGRLGTPEDIAQGILYLASDAAAWVTGIELIIDGGFTAKLYPDPESQ from the coding sequence ATGAGGTTGGTAAATAAAGTGGCCTTAATCACCGGAGGAGGTACCGGAATCGGAAGAGCTACGGCAGAACTGTTTGCCCAGGAGGGAGCTAAAGTGGCTATAAGTGGGCGTCGTAAAGAGAAGCTGGAAGAAGCGGTGACGGCGATTACCTTAAAAGGAGGAGAAGCCATCGCCATTCCGGGAGATGTGACCCGACAGGAAGATACTCAACGGATGGTCAGGGAAACGGTGGCCCGCTGGGAGAGACTGGATATTCTGGTTAACAATGCCGGAGCGGTCGATCGGACCAAGATGATGGAATCTACGCTGGAAAACTGGGATCGTATCATGGATATTAACGTAAAGGGAGTTTTCTTAACTTCCAGATCTGTCATTCCCCAAATGATAAAACAGGGTGGAGGAAGCATCGTTAACGTGTCTTCCGTCGCAGGTCTCCGAGGAGGACTTCCAGATGCTCCCTCTTATTCTGCAGCCAAGGCCGCCGTTATCACCTTAACGAAAACCATGGCGGTGGACTTTGCTCGATACCGCATCCGGGTCAATGCCGTCCTACCCAGTCTGGTCGAAACAGATGTGGCCCGAACCCGGGTCAAACCGGGCCAGACCTGGGAGGAAATTAAAGAGAAATTGATTCCCCTCTATCCCCTGGGCCGTTTAGGGACTCCAGAGGATATCGCCCAGGGAATCCTCTACCTGGCCTCCGATGCTGCTGCCTGGGTCACCGGTATTGAATTAATTATCGATGGGGGATTTACGGCAAAGCTTTATCCCGATCCAGAGTCTCAATAA
- a CDS encoding amino acid ABC transporter substrate-binding protein, translated as MIWKEKLPLSRRILLGVGIGILVFGWVHISSSMAQPKPIKIGFSMGLSGSLASAGKAAVLAMKIWAEDINARGGLLGRPVELVYYDDHSKPADVPAIYTKLITVDKVDFVVSPYGTPLIAAAMPIVMEHQMVFPCLLGLGSNQAFNYKYHFEIMPSGPDPYVDWSEGFFAIASRQEPKPQTIAFLHVDSEYGANNLSGTKKLAEKYNFKVVYEKKYPPGTVDFTSILRSIKAVNPDMVYVASYPTESAGIVQAAKEVNLKPKIFGGGMVGLQYTSIQTNLGPTLNGIVTYWFWVPEPTLKFAGIEEFLKKYQARAGQEGVDPLGYYLPPWAYAYVELLGQAIEATQSLDQVTVGEYIRSHEFNTIVGKVKFAPNGEWEKGRVLWGQYQNIESRDISEFSKSGRMVVIYPDEYKSGELIYPFPGWQ; from the coding sequence ATGATTTGGAAGGAAAAATTGCCGTTATCAAGGCGCATTTTGCTTGGAGTAGGGATAGGAATTCTGGTTTTTGGCTGGGTTCATATTTCTTCTTCCATGGCCCAGCCGAAACCCATTAAAATCGGCTTTAGCATGGGGCTTTCAGGATCGTTAGCTTCAGCCGGAAAAGCGGCAGTACTGGCCATGAAAATATGGGCTGAAGATATCAATGCAAGGGGCGGACTCCTGGGAAGACCTGTAGAATTGGTGTATTACGATGATCATTCTAAACCTGCCGATGTTCCTGCCATCTATACCAAACTCATTACCGTGGATAAGGTCGATTTTGTGGTTTCTCCCTATGGAACTCCCCTCATTGCGGCTGCCATGCCTATAGTGATGGAACATCAGATGGTATTTCCCTGTCTCCTGGGCCTGGGATCCAATCAGGCCTTTAACTATAAATACCATTTTGAGATTATGCCCTCGGGTCCAGACCCTTATGTAGACTGGAGCGAAGGCTTCTTTGCCATTGCAAGCCGTCAGGAACCCAAACCCCAAACCATTGCCTTCCTGCATGTAGATAGTGAATACGGTGCCAATAATCTTTCCGGCACAAAGAAACTGGCCGAGAAGTATAACTTTAAGGTCGTCTATGAAAAGAAATATCCCCCGGGAACCGTAGACTTTACTTCAATCCTCCGATCCATCAAAGCCGTTAATCCCGATATGGTCTATGTGGCTTCTTATCCTACCGAATCGGCAGGGATTGTCCAGGCAGCCAAGGAGGTGAATTTAAAACCTAAAATCTTCGGAGGGGGTATGGTGGGTTTACAGTATACCTCCATCCAGACCAACCTGGGTCCAACCCTCAACGGCATTGTGACCTACTGGTTTTGGGTACCTGAACCTACTTTAAAGTTTGCCGGGATTGAAGAATTCTTGAAGAAGTATCAGGCCAGAGCCGGACAAGAAGGGGTGGATCCCCTGGGATATTATTTACCACCCTGGGCCTATGCGTATGTGGAATTATTAGGACAGGCCATTGAAGCAACTCAAAGTCTGGATCAGGTAACGGTTGGGGAGTATATAAGAAGCCATGAATTCAATACCATTGTAGGGAAGGTGAAGTTTGCCCCCAACGGGGAGTGGGAGAAAGGTCGGGTACTTTGGGGTCAATATCAGAACATTGAAAGCCGAGATATCAGCGAATTTTCCAAATCTGGGAGAATGGTGGTGATATATCCAGATGAATACAAATCGGGGGAGTTGATTTATCCATTCCCCGGCTGGCAGTAA